A part of Paenibacillus donghaensis genomic DNA contains:
- a CDS encoding DeoR/GlpR family DNA-binding transcription regulator has product MLAAERRKRIIDLVHQDKRVLVADLSRMFEVTEETIRRDLEKLEKDGILSRTYGGAMLNRHTNEDLPFVTRNAINTDIKRNIALKALGLIKDGDTLMVDPSSTAFEFLKLLGNKNNLTIITNSVNILHEFANSGMNIISSGGSLRYRSLSLVGPIAHDTIQRYNVDTAVISCKGIDLDQGITDSNEPECELKKYMLRQAEKVVLLADHTKFGKIAFTKLVELARVDCLITDRKPSDAWLKALKEQHIEVLY; this is encoded by the coding sequence ATGCTGGCTGCGGAAAGACGTAAGAGAATTATAGATTTGGTTCATCAGGACAAAAGAGTGCTCGTGGCCGATTTAAGCCGGATGTTCGAGGTAACGGAAGAAACGATCCGCAGGGATCTGGAGAAGCTGGAGAAAGACGGTATTCTTAGCCGCACCTACGGGGGTGCGATGCTGAACCGCCATACGAATGAGGATCTGCCTTTTGTCACCCGCAATGCCATCAACACGGACATCAAGCGCAATATTGCGCTGAAGGCGCTGGGCCTGATCAAGGACGGCGATACGCTAATGGTTGACCCCAGCTCGACGGCCTTTGAATTCCTGAAGCTGCTGGGTAACAAAAATAACCTGACCATTATCACGAATTCGGTCAATATTCTGCATGAGTTCGCTAATTCAGGCATGAACATCATTTCATCGGGCGGTTCCCTTCGTTACCGCTCTCTCTCTCTCGTTGGCCCGATTGCCCATGATACGATCCAGCGCTACAACGTGGATACAGCAGTGATCAGCTGCAAGGGGATTGATCTGGACCAGGGCATTACTGATTCCAACGAACCCGAATGCGAACTGAAGAAATACATGCTGCGCCAGGCCGAGAAAGTCGTGCTGCTGGCCGACCACACCAAATTTGGCAAAATAGCCTTCACGAAGCTGGTCGAGCTGGCGCGGGTTGACTGCCTGATTACCGACCGCAAGCCTTCGGACGCCTGGCTGAAAGCGCTGAAGGAGCAGCATATTGAAGTGCTGTATTAA
- a CDS encoding glycoside hydrolase family 43 protein, whose product MILFQEVLSHDYYIATSTFEWFPGVEIHHSRDLVNWRTLTRVLTTEAQVSLRGNGSSGSIWAPALSYHDGLYYLLYTDVKSRQSVYKDLHNYLITSENLLGPWSQPVRLNGSGFDPFLFHDEDGRKWLLNMRWDFRKQHSSFSGIVMQEYDPHTGKLTGPIHELYHGTPTGVTEGPQLYRRGGYYYLLVAEGGTGVNHMVTLARSRTLTGPYETDPDFPIMTTAHDLTYPFQQAGHGSLVETQSGEWYMAHLCTRPIPGTATLNPLGRETAIQRCEWTEDGWLRLAHGGKLPALEVEGPDLPLHPFPAVPGRDEFDRDQLGAPYQSLRVPIEPDWASLSERPGYLRLRGRESLASNFDQSLVGRPIQHFACEISTCLEFAPEHFMQMAGLALYYDDKDYYYLRVTADELRGPCLGVVMCRGGQYDELTSMQISVRTWERYYLKAAIQGRELVFSASPDGITWTAVCTPLDFGTLSDEYGGKLGFTGSYACLCAQDLDQQALPAYFAYFEYKALS is encoded by the coding sequence ATTATCCTATTTCAGGAGGTCCTCAGCCATGACTATTATATTGCTACTTCGACCTTTGAATGGTTTCCCGGCGTGGAAATTCACCACTCCAGAGATCTGGTGAACTGGAGAACGCTTACCCGTGTGCTGACGACTGAAGCGCAGGTGAGTCTCCGCGGCAACGGAAGCTCAGGCTCGATCTGGGCACCGGCGTTGTCCTACCACGACGGACTCTATTATCTGCTCTACACCGATGTGAAGTCGCGCCAGAGTGTATACAAAGACCTGCATAATTATCTTATTACCTCTGAGAATCTGCTGGGACCCTGGAGCCAGCCGGTACGGTTAAACGGCAGCGGATTCGACCCATTCCTGTTCCATGACGAGGACGGCCGCAAATGGCTGCTGAACATGCGCTGGGATTTCCGCAAGCAGCACAGCAGCTTCTCAGGGATTGTAATGCAGGAATATGACCCTCACACCGGCAAGCTGACCGGGCCGATCCATGAGCTCTACCACGGTACACCGACAGGCGTAACGGAAGGCCCGCAGCTGTACAGACGCGGCGGTTATTATTATCTGCTGGTCGCTGAAGGCGGAACAGGTGTCAATCATATGGTGACACTGGCCCGCAGCCGTACTCTGACCGGTCCCTATGAGACTGACCCGGATTTCCCGATCATGACCACAGCACATGATCTGACTTATCCTTTCCAGCAGGCAGGACATGGCTCACTGGTCGAAACGCAGAGCGGCGAGTGGTATATGGCACATTTGTGCACGCGTCCCATCCCCGGAACGGCGACCCTGAACCCACTCGGGCGGGAGACGGCGATCCAGCGCTGCGAATGGACGGAGGACGGCTGGCTGCGTCTCGCACACGGCGGGAAGCTGCCTGCGCTTGAAGTGGAGGGCCCGGACCTGCCGCTGCATCCGTTTCCTGCTGTGCCCGGGCGGGACGAATTCGACCGTGACCAGTTGGGGGCGCCTTACCAGAGCCTGCGGGTGCCGATTGAACCGGACTGGGCCAGTCTCAGCGAACGTCCAGGCTATCTGCGGCTGAGAGGACGGGAGTCCTTGGCCTCTAATTTCGACCAAAGCTTGGTTGGTCGGCCGATTCAGCATTTTGCCTGCGAGATCTCGACCTGTCTGGAGTTTGCGCCTGAGCACTTTATGCAGATGGCGGGACTTGCGCTCTACTATGATGACAAGGACTATTATTATTTACGTGTTACAGCGGATGAGCTGCGCGGCCCCTGCCTGGGCGTCGTGATGTGCAGGGGCGGCCAATACGATGAGCTTACCTCCATGCAGATTTCGGTCAGAACCTGGGAGAGGTATTATTTGAAGGCTGCAATCCAGGGCCGTGAACTGGTGTTCTCGGCTTCCCCGGACGGCATCACCTGGACGGCGGTCTGTACGCCGCTCGATTTCGGAACCTTATCCGATGAATACGGCGGCAAGCTTGGCTTCACCGGCTCATATGCCTGCTTGTGCGCCCAGGATCTGGACCAGCAGGCGCTGCCGGCTTATTTCGCCTATTTTGAATATAAAGCACTCAGTTGA
- a CDS encoding AraC family transcriptional regulator, translating to MKQLFEPVIFEGPHTLVFNPKLYTDDHYKGYYHWHQCCEIMLIHAGTGNVVVNQQMYDIRRGMLFFFQPYQLHRIYSEVSPDRPFKRSIFYIDPHVAEKLLTGFARSKTMFSSLWQGKDTLGAFDLQDQAAVMEWVLDTYQQSSRSPEEDTESITLLLLQLLSCIGDGHRNLLQRSELRPLRYSETIMHWIEDHYHEEVKLDQLAEETHLSKSYVSRIFHQETGSRLVDYLTARRIKQACRLLSTTDLSVEQIGIAVGFPNASYFNQLFKKVLGTTPLKYRKSN from the coding sequence ATGAAACAGCTGTTTGAACCCGTTATTTTTGAAGGGCCACATACCTTGGTTTTCAATCCCAAGCTGTATACCGACGACCATTACAAAGGTTATTATCACTGGCATCAATGCTGTGAGATTATGTTAATCCATGCAGGTACTGGAAACGTGGTCGTGAATCAACAGATGTATGATATTCGACGGGGCATGCTGTTTTTCTTCCAGCCCTATCAGCTGCACCGGATTTATTCCGAGGTTTCCCCGGACCGGCCGTTTAAGCGTTCCATCTTCTATATTGATCCCCATGTGGCGGAGAAGCTGCTCACCGGCTTTGCCAGAAGCAAAACGATGTTCTCCTCGCTGTGGCAGGGTAAGGATACACTCGGTGCGTTCGACCTGCAGGACCAAGCGGCGGTAATGGAGTGGGTACTGGATACCTATCAGCAGAGCAGCCGGAGCCCGGAGGAGGATACCGAGAGCATTACCCTCCTTCTGCTTCAGCTGCTGAGCTGCATAGGCGATGGGCACCGGAATCTGCTGCAGCGCAGCGAACTTCGTCCGCTGCGCTACTCTGAAACCATCATGCACTGGATCGAAGACCATTATCATGAGGAAGTGAAGCTCGACCAGCTGGCAGAGGAAACTCATCTCTCCAAGTCCTATGTCTCACGGATCTTCCATCAGGAGACTGGCAGCCGCCTGGTCGACTATCTTACCGCACGGCGAATCAAGCAGGCTTGCCGGCTGCTCAGCACTACCGATCTGAGTGTGGAGCAGATTGGAATCGCGGTTGGTTTTCCCAATGCCTCTTATTTCAACCAGCTGTTCAAAAAAGTACTGGGCACAACACCGCTTAAATACCGCAAAAGCAACTGA
- a CDS encoding glycosyl hydrolase family 28 protein, producing the protein MSIVQVDVAPKDIPAREDFLVRVRPTGGEWQEIFVYEVKVDMHKVRPASLAFFDLEGTAEVEITCLYTAVSSISIAPASRGITCMPEGNTLRFTLDGPQKLSVEINGERFRNLHLFANPLELLPPLPEESHVLLLKPGIHRTQDILRLLDTADAASGEKPSVLYFAPGTHYIEETVLPVPSGTTVYLAGGSALVGSLVCDHVEDVVIRGRGIIYLADFHRYSAFRGVRIVFSSKVAVEGITVIDPPHYSIFIGQSSDVSISNFKAFSTRGWSDGIDIMSSTDIAVRDVFMRNSDDCIAIYGSRWDYYGDSRNISVRDSILWADVAHPLMIGIHGDHHRNGDLIENLVFENIDILEHHEPQENYWGALAINAGDRNTVRNVLYSNIRVEHIEQGQLFDVRVVQNKDYNPEPGTGIENITFRDIVFSGGMVQPSRIYGFDEQRTVDGVTFMNLVINGERVDSAETEQVLTNGFARNIVFATE; encoded by the coding sequence ATGAGTATAGTACAGGTAGATGTAGCCCCGAAGGATATTCCGGCAAGGGAAGATTTCCTGGTGCGTGTACGCCCGACCGGCGGGGAGTGGCAGGAGATATTTGTGTATGAGGTCAAGGTGGATATGCATAAGGTGCGGCCGGCATCGCTGGCTTTTTTTGATCTGGAAGGGACTGCAGAGGTTGAAATTACTTGTCTCTACACAGCGGTGTCCAGCATCAGCATTGCGCCTGCATCCCGCGGGATCACTTGTATGCCGGAAGGGAACACACTCAGATTCACATTGGATGGGCCACAAAAGCTGTCGGTTGAAATTAACGGGGAGCGCTTCCGCAATCTGCATTTGTTCGCCAATCCGCTGGAGCTGCTGCCGCCGCTGCCGGAGGAATCGCATGTGCTGCTGCTGAAGCCGGGCATACACCGCACGCAGGATATTCTGCGTCTGCTGGATACAGCCGATGCAGCCAGCGGCGAGAAGCCGTCGGTGCTCTATTTTGCTCCGGGTACCCATTATATAGAAGAAACAGTGTTGCCTGTTCCATCGGGAACTACCGTATATCTGGCGGGTGGTTCAGCGCTGGTGGGTTCGCTGGTGTGCGATCATGTTGAGGATGTGGTTATACGTGGGCGCGGGATCATCTACCTGGCTGATTTCCACCGTTATTCGGCTTTCCGGGGCGTGCGTATTGTGTTCTCCAGCAAAGTGGCCGTGGAAGGCATTACGGTGATTGATCCGCCGCATTACAGTATCTTTATCGGCCAGTCTTCAGACGTCAGCATCAGTAATTTCAAAGCCTTCAGTACCCGCGGCTGGTCGGACGGCATTGATATCATGTCCAGCACGGATATTGCGGTCCGCGATGTGTTTATGCGTAATTCGGATGACTGCATCGCCATTTATGGTTCACGCTGGGACTACTATGGAGACAGCCGCAATATCAGTGTGCGCGATTCCATTCTCTGGGCAGATGTGGCTCATCCGCTGATGATTGGAATACACGGCGACCATCATCGGAACGGGGATCTCATTGAGAATCTTGTGTTCGAGAATATCGATATTCTGGAGCACCATGAGCCGCAGGAGAATTATTGGGGGGCGTTAGCGATTAATGCCGGCGACCGCAATACGGTGCGCAATGTGCTCTACAGCAACATCCGGGTGGAGCATATTGAGCAGGGACAGCTGTTTGATGTGCGTGTCGTGCAGAACAAGGATTACAACCCGGAGCCGGGAACCGGCATTGAGAACATCACCTTCCGCGATATTGTGTTCAGCGGTGGGATGGTCCAGCCCTCCCGGATCTACGGCTTCGATGAGCAGCGGACTGTCGACGGCGTAACCTTCATGAATCTGGTGATTAACGGAGAGCGGGTGGACTCTGCCGAGACTGAACAGGTTCTGACCAACGGGTTCGCACGGAATATCGTGTTTGCCACAGAATAA
- a CDS encoding glycoside hydrolase family 88 protein, with the protein MSQPYWQEIMNRLDSKAERMIAQIGDKCPHFAGEDGKFDDIASDWWTTGFWPGLLWIMHDMTGKEIYKEAAWHWDGTLEQWFIKPTLELHHDVGFQFLPTAVIKHTLTGDEEGLRRGIEAANFLAARYNPAGRFIRAWNEDKYGWVIIDCMLNISLLFWASKVTGDPRYKHIAISHAETTMQHGIREDGSTKHILSFDAETGAYLECFGGQGRAPDSSWSRGTSWGLYGFTNTYRHTSDERFLNTAKRIAHYFIAALPEDHVPYWDFRLGDDERLFRDSSAAAIAASGLLELADVVPAAERSLYAHAAERILRSLTENYATWDQPEHEAILLHGTGSGTSFIDVSLIYGDYYYVEAIAKLNGWKHRIF; encoded by the coding sequence ATGAGTCAACCCTATTGGCAGGAAATCATGAACAGGCTGGACAGCAAAGCCGAGCGGATGATCGCTCAGATCGGTGATAAATGTCCGCATTTCGCCGGGGAGGACGGCAAATTTGACGATATTGCCTCCGACTGGTGGACTACAGGCTTCTGGCCGGGTCTGCTCTGGATCATGCATGACATGACCGGCAAAGAAATCTACAAGGAAGCTGCCTGGCATTGGGATGGCACACTGGAACAGTGGTTTATTAAACCCACGTTAGAGCTGCACCACGACGTAGGGTTCCAGTTCCTGCCGACTGCGGTAATCAAACACACCCTCACCGGGGATGAGGAGGGTCTGCGCAGAGGTATCGAAGCCGCCAACTTCCTGGCTGCCCGTTACAACCCGGCAGGCAGGTTTATCCGTGCCTGGAACGAGGACAAATATGGCTGGGTGATCATCGACTGCATGCTGAACATCTCGCTCCTCTTCTGGGCCAGCAAGGTTACCGGAGACCCCAGGTATAAGCATATTGCCATCAGCCATGCTGAAACTACCATGCAGCACGGTATCCGTGAGGATGGTTCGACCAAACATATTCTATCTTTTGATGCCGAAACAGGAGCATACCTGGAGTGCTTCGGCGGCCAGGGACGGGCTCCTGACTCTTCCTGGAGCCGTGGCACATCTTGGGGCCTGTACGGCTTCACGAATACTTACCGCCATACCAGCGACGAGCGGTTCCTGAACACCGCCAAACGGATTGCCCATTATTTCATCGCCGCCCTGCCGGAGGATCATGTGCCTTATTGGGATTTCCGCCTGGGAGATGATGAGCGGTTGTTCCGCGACAGTTCGGCTGCCGCGATCGCTGCCTCCGGTCTGCTTGAATTAGCTGATGTTGTGCCTGCGGCCGAGCGATCACTGTATGCCCATGCCGCCGAACGTATTCTGCGTTCGCTGACCGAGAACTACGCCACCTGGGATCAGCCGGAGCACGAAGCCATCCTGCTGCATGGCACAGGCAGCGGCACTTCTTTCATTGATGTGTCGTTAATCTACGGCGATTATTACTATGTGGAAGCCATAGCCAAGCTTAACGGCTGGAAGCACCGGATCTTCTAG
- a CDS encoding glycoside hydrolase family 52 protein translates to MQQNRFFNAHHSPIGAFASFTLGFKGASGGFDLEQGKPPRQNIFIGLERKDGSGYDTLPFHESAEEDESKRYDIENPDPNPDKPKLLFPFADAEITRELRLSTDSWSAGDLTFRILSPVRPVPDPESASEAELKDVLLPAVLVEIEIDNRDSAAARRAFFGFQGNDPYSAMRRIDGSRTLTGVGQGRFLAIASQQGTVKSALHFSMENILMAELEENWSFGLGRVGALIMDVAAGVRQTYRFAVAFHRSGYVTSGMDASYYYTRYYSNVESVAEYALSRFADLKQAAEQADSGLAEAKLSEDQSFMLAHAIRSYYGSTQLLEHSGKPFWIVNEGEYRMMNTFDLTVDQLFYELRYNPWTVRNELDMFVERYSYEDKVRFPGETEEYPGGISFTHDMGVANAISRPGYSAYEMYGLDGCFSHMTHEQLVNWVLSAAVYVEHTGDRAWMEGNLPILERCLDSMLSRDHPDPEQRNGVMGLDSTRAMGGAEITTYDSLDVSLGQSRNNIYLAGKCWAAYLAMERIFTAHGKPEPARVAGEQAVKCAATIEASVTEGGYIPAVIGEGNDSKIIPAIEGLVFPYYTGCQEALDRNGRFGSYIRVLERHLEVVLQPGICLFEDGGWKISSTSNNSWLSKVYLCQFIARTILGLEWGEQGRQADAAHAAWLTHPELSIWSWSDQIISGLITGSKYYPRGVTAILWLDEQ, encoded by the coding sequence ATGCAGCAAAACCGCTTTTTTAATGCCCATCACTCACCTATCGGTGCGTTCGCCAGCTTCACGCTGGGTTTCAAGGGAGCCTCTGGAGGATTTGATCTGGAGCAGGGCAAACCGCCCAGACAAAACATATTCATCGGTCTGGAACGAAAGGACGGCAGCGGTTACGATACGCTTCCGTTCCACGAATCTGCCGAAGAGGATGAGAGCAAACGTTATGATATCGAGAACCCCGACCCTAACCCGGACAAGCCGAAGCTGCTGTTTCCGTTCGCTGACGCGGAGATCACCCGTGAGCTGCGCCTGTCTACAGACAGCTGGTCGGCAGGTGATCTGACCTTCCGCATTCTGTCGCCGGTGCGTCCGGTGCCAGACCCCGAGTCGGCTTCCGAGGCTGAGCTGAAGGATGTGCTGCTGCCGGCTGTGCTGGTGGAGATCGAGATCGATAATCGGGACTCTGCTGCGGCTCGGCGGGCCTTCTTCGGATTCCAGGGTAATGATCCGTACAGTGCCATGCGAAGAATCGACGGCTCCCGAACCCTGACCGGTGTTGGCCAAGGCCGGTTTCTGGCAATTGCCTCCCAGCAGGGAACGGTGAAATCGGCGCTGCATTTCTCCATGGAGAATATTCTCATGGCAGAGCTTGAAGAGAACTGGTCCTTTGGTCTGGGGCGGGTGGGAGCACTGATCATGGATGTGGCAGCTGGAGTGCGGCAGACCTACCGCTTCGCGGTTGCTTTTCACCGCAGTGGATATGTCACTTCCGGAATGGACGCATCCTACTACTATACCCGTTATTACAGCAACGTCGAAAGTGTTGCCGAATATGCCTTGTCCCGGTTCGCGGACTTGAAGCAGGCAGCCGAGCAAGCAGACTCAGGACTGGCGGAAGCAAAGCTCTCGGAAGACCAGTCTTTTATGCTGGCTCATGCCATCCGCAGCTACTACGGCTCTACCCAGCTGCTGGAGCACAGCGGCAAGCCGTTCTGGATTGTTAATGAAGGTGAATACCGGATGATGAATACGTTTGACCTTACGGTAGACCAGCTGTTCTATGAGCTGCGCTATAATCCGTGGACCGTGCGCAATGAGCTGGATATGTTTGTAGAGAGATACAGCTATGAGGACAAGGTACGTTTTCCGGGTGAGACGGAGGAGTATCCCGGAGGGATCAGCTTCACGCATGATATGGGCGTAGCCAATGCGATCTCCCGGCCGGGGTATTCGGCTTATGAGATGTATGGACTGGACGGCTGCTTCTCCCATATGACCCATGAACAGCTGGTCAACTGGGTGTTGAGTGCGGCGGTCTACGTCGAGCATACCGGTGACCGGGCCTGGATGGAGGGCAACCTGCCCATTCTGGAGCGTTGTCTGGACAGCATGCTGAGTCGTGACCATCCCGATCCGGAGCAGCGCAACGGGGTGATGGGTCTGGATAGCACGCGCGCGATGGGCGGTGCAGAGATTACGACCTACGACAGTCTGGATGTATCACTGGGACAGTCCCGCAACAATATTTATCTGGCCGGCAAATGCTGGGCCGCCTATCTGGCGATGGAGCGGATCTTCACAGCCCACGGTAAACCGGAGCCTGCCAGAGTGGCCGGAGAACAGGCGGTTAAATGCGCGGCGACGATAGAAGCCAGTGTGACGGAAGGTGGCTATATCCCTGCCGTGATCGGTGAAGGCAATGATTCGAAGATTATCCCTGCGATAGAAGGGCTGGTATTCCCTTATTACACCGGCTGCCAGGAGGCGCTGGACCGAAATGGGCGTTTCGGCAGCTATATCCGGGTGCTGGAGCGTCATCTGGAGGTAGTGCTGCAGCCTGGGATTTGTCTGTTTGAGGATGGCGGCTGGAAAATCTCCTCTACCAGCAACAACAGCTGGCTAAGCAAGGTGTATCTCTGCCAGTTCATCGCCCGGACCATTCTGGGGCTGGAATGGGGCGAGCAGGGACGCCAGGCGGACGCTGCCCATGCCGCCTGGCTGACCCATCCCGAGCTGTCGATCTGGAGCTGGAGCGACCAGATCATCTCAGGTCTGATTACCGGCAGCAAATATTATCCTCGTGGGGTCACGGCTATTCTGTGGCTGGATGAGCAATAA
- a CDS encoding AraC family transcriptional regulator encodes MNPIEPGISNSLDGRMSPDIQVAFHIFAAHWRKVNLAWQYPGHTHPMFEINIVLQGQQQMVVGGETFVQRSGDILFIRPGVKHASLGSGTAAEMTYYCLHFDIDDLLLRRALLAADSISLSGDAPELRAIREALDVIISSTILSDSLDSHRNRMVTLHASLQLLTALSGWVLAEMPYSDSAQLGITENTVALASAVEGLLQASVSTAAVTGERGGGIEAIAASLGYSPTHCNRVFRQIYGMSPRQYLSSLIIRQAKLLLMDNSLSVDYIAHRLGYRDISHFSKQFKRWTGLPPMGYRQLTKEPGKST; translated from the coding sequence GTGAATCCGATTGAACCCGGCATCTCCAATTCCCTTGACGGCCGGATGTCACCTGACATTCAAGTGGCCTTTCATATCTTTGCCGCGCATTGGCGCAAAGTCAATCTGGCCTGGCAATATCCCGGCCATACGCATCCGATGTTTGAGATTAATATTGTTCTGCAAGGACAGCAGCAGATGGTGGTCGGGGGCGAGACCTTTGTGCAGAGAAGCGGCGATATCCTGTTCATCCGCCCGGGTGTGAAGCATGCCAGCCTCGGTTCCGGAACAGCGGCTGAAATGACTTATTATTGCCTGCATTTCGATATTGACGATTTACTGCTGCGACGCGCCTTGCTGGCTGCGGATTCGATCAGCCTCAGCGGCGATGCCCCTGAGCTGCGGGCGATCCGCGAGGCGCTGGATGTCATTATCAGCTCGACGATTCTCAGCGATTCGCTGGACTCGCACAGGAACCGCATGGTTACCCTTCATGCTTCCCTGCAGCTGCTGACTGCGCTGAGCGGCTGGGTGCTCGCGGAGATGCCTTATTCCGACAGCGCACAGCTTGGCATTACTGAGAATACAGTCGCGCTGGCCAGCGCGGTGGAAGGACTGCTGCAGGCCTCGGTGAGCACAGCTGCAGTTACGGGTGAACGAGGCGGGGGGATTGAGGCTATTGCGGCAAGTCTGGGCTACAGCCCTACGCACTGCAACCGGGTGTTTCGGCAGATTTATGGCATGTCGCCGCGGCAATATCTCTCCAGCTTGATTATCCGCCAGGCCAAGCTGCTGCTGATGGACAACAGCCTGTCTGTCGATTATATTGCCCACCGGCTGGGCTACCGCGATATTTCCCATTTCAGCAAGCAGTTCAAACGCTGGACCGGACTGCCTCCGATGGGCTACCGCCAGCTTACTAAGGAACCCGGCAAATCCACTTAA
- a CDS encoding carbohydrate ABC transporter permease: MTLQTKRRITEILLFVITLLVAVIFFFPIFFNLMSAFKSNAEIMRDAIALPTSLYLDSFKYLLTETEFPRAILNSLILTVVAIVAQVLIIPMAGYAIERRNARWTRFIFVYFLAGMMIPFQAYMIPLFKELRVLGLYGGLAGPILIYVAGAVGFGCLLYTSFVKGIPREIEEAAEIDGCSRYGIFWRIVFPLLGPVTASMVVLNGLGIWNDFLMPMLVLPSGQAKTMVVEIYRYIGEFSSRWDMIFAGTALSVVPVLIVFIFLQKYFVKGIASGATKG; the protein is encoded by the coding sequence ATGACCTTGCAGACCAAACGAAGAATCACAGAAATCCTATTGTTCGTCATTACACTTCTGGTTGCGGTAATCTTCTTTTTTCCGATTTTCTTCAATCTGATGTCGGCCTTCAAGAGCAATGCTGAGATCATGCGTGACGCGATTGCTCTTCCCACAAGCCTGTATCTGGACAGCTTCAAATATCTGCTCACCGAAACGGAATTTCCGAGAGCCATTCTTAACAGCCTGATTCTGACCGTTGTGGCGATTGTGGCACAGGTGCTGATTATTCCGATGGCAGGGTATGCTATTGAGCGCAGGAATGCCCGCTGGACCCGCTTTATCTTCGTATATTTTCTCGCGGGGATGATGATTCCCTTCCAGGCATATATGATACCTCTCTTCAAGGAGCTTCGGGTGCTGGGTTTATACGGCGGTCTTGCCGGACCGATCCTGATTTATGTTGCCGGAGCTGTAGGCTTCGGATGCCTGCTCTATACCAGCTTCGTTAAAGGCATTCCGCGGGAGATCGAAGAAGCGGCGGAGATTGACGGATGCTCGCGTTACGGAATTTTCTGGAGAATTGTATTTCCGCTGCTGGGACCGGTTACGGCAAGTATGGTGGTACTGAATGGTCTGGGAATCTGGAATGACTTCCTGATGCCGATGCTGGTGCTGCCTTCAGGCCAGGCCAAGACGATGGTGGTGGAGATTTACCGTTATATCGGGGAATTCTCCTCGCGGTGGGATATGATTTTTGCCGGAACAGCCCTGTCGGTTGTGCCTGTGCTGATTGTGTTCATCTTCCTGCAAAAGTATTTCGTCAAAGGAATTGCCTCTGGGGCAACCAAGGGGTAA